In Palaemon carinicauda isolate YSFRI2023 chromosome 41, ASM3689809v2, whole genome shotgun sequence, the following are encoded in one genomic region:
- the LOC137632347 gene encoding uncharacterized protein, with translation MAAKEARVKADTSDHHPSQSKKIETLQKDKENEIENFSTKMQDLQLTNEQLKSELSNREIIIGDHLDDLTEKDHTISGLNDQLEKVHGENEARVKRESKLVKEIEDLKVETLGLSHRIETLQIEKEIEIEKFSTKLQDLQETNDHLNEELSDKDASIGEYLNNLIEMEQINLDMCDRLARVDDEKIASIHWLESRFKDIIVEFEEIIGDENREGEAGDELD, from the exons atggctgccaaagaggcgagggtgaaagcggacacgtccgatcaccacccgagccaaagtaaaaa aatcgaaactcttcaaaaggataaagaaaatgaaattgaaaatttctcaaccaagatGCAGGATCTGCAACTAACCAACGAAcaactaaagagtgaactctctaatagagAGATTATAATTGGCGACCATTTAGATGATTTAACTGAGAAGGACCACACAATTTCTGGACTAAATgatcaattggaaaaagttcacGGAGAAAATGAAGCCCGTGTTAAGAGGGAATCAAAACTTGTGAAGGAGATAGAGGATTTGAAAGTAGAGACTCTAGGTCTTTCCCATAGAATTGAAACTcttcaaattgaaaaagaaatcgagattgaaaAATTCTCGACTAAGTTGCAAGATCTTCAGGAAACCAACGATCACCTAAATGAGGAATTATCTGataaagatgcttccatcggagaatatctaaataatttaattgagatggaacaaataaatcttgacaTGTGTGACCGACTAGCAAGAGTTGATGATGAAAAAATAGCCTCTATTCATTGGTTGGAATCAAGATTCAAGGATATAATTGTAGAATTTGAAGAGATTATTggagatgaaaacagagaaggaGAGGCTGGAGATGAGCTTGACTGA